One Thomasclavelia spiroformis DSM 1552 DNA window includes the following coding sequences:
- the pstA gene encoding phosphate ABC transporter permease PstA — MNNLSIFDKKNRVSDKVLNFFIQASSALSVLILVVCIGYILYRGIPHFDFSYLVNTTSILKGTVGILPNIINTLYIIVVTLLVACPIGIGGAIYLNEYAKNKKFVSVISFTTEVLAGIPSIIYGLFGMLFFGNLLKLKFSILTGSFTLAIMILPIICRNTQVALEGVPKSYREAALGIGATKWYMIRTVLLPSAMPGILTGIILGMGRIVAESAALLFTAGSVSVLPTNVFSHLFSSGATLTIQLYLEMAKANYETAFVIALVLIVIVLALNFLAKLISNKFDVNKVK; from the coding sequence ATGAATAATCTTAGTATTTTCGATAAAAAAAATCGAGTTAGTGATAAAGTACTAAATTTCTTTATTCAAGCTTCTAGTGCTTTATCGGTGCTGATTTTAGTTGTATGTATTGGATATATATTATATCGTGGAATACCGCATTTTGATTTTTCTTATCTAGTCAATACAACAAGTATTTTAAAAGGTACAGTGGGCATTTTACCTAATATTATTAATACTTTATATATTATTGTTGTTACATTATTAGTTGCTTGTCCAATTGGAATTGGTGGAGCAATCTACTTAAACGAGTATGCTAAAAACAAAAAATTTGTTAGTGTTATTTCTTTTACTACTGAAGTTTTGGCTGGAATCCCTTCAATTATATATGGTTTATTTGGAATGTTATTTTTTGGAAATTTATTAAAATTAAAATTCTCAATTTTAACTGGTTCTTTTACTTTAGCGATTATGATTTTACCAATTATTTGTAGAAATACTCAAGTGGCTTTGGAGGGTGTACCAAAGAGTTATCGTGAAGCTGCTTTAGGAATTGGAGCTACTAAGTGGTATATGATTAGAACTGTTTTATTGCCAAGTGCAATGCCAGGAATTTTAACAGGTATAATTTTAGGGATGGGACGTATTGTTGCTGAATCAGCTGCTTTATTATTCACAGCTGGCTCAGTAAGTGTTTTACCAACAAATGTTTTCTCTCATTTATTCAGTTCAGGAGCAACTCTTACAATTCAACTATATTTAGAAATGGCTAAAGCTAATTATGAAACAGCCTTTGTAATTGCTCTTGTATTGATTGTTATAGTATTAGCATTAAATTTCTTAGCAAAATTAATCTCAAATAAATTCGATGTAAATAAGGTGAAGTAG
- a CDS encoding response regulator transcription factor — protein MNERIFVIEDDENIREIINLALVSNGYEVVQFDNAIDALELMKKETPSLAIFDLMLPKMSGIDAIKKIRETNNELPILILSAKDREIDKVNGLDSGSDDYMTKPFGILELQARVRSLLRRHVTSDVIKTKHLVVDKQTRMIKMDGKKLELTNKEYQLLVYLMDNKHRVVEREELLNEIWGYDFIGESRALDVHIRALRSKLNDDGHKYIKTIRSVGYRFYEEGDDSE, from the coding sequence ATGAATGAGCGTATATTTGTAATTGAAGATGATGAAAATATTCGTGAAATTATAAATTTAGCATTAGTTAGTAATGGTTATGAAGTAGTTCAGTTTGATAATGCTATTGATGCTTTAGAGTTAATGAAAAAAGAGACACCGTCCCTTGCAATCTTTGATCTAATGTTACCAAAGATGAGTGGAATAGATGCAATCAAAAAGATTAGAGAAACAAACAATGAATTACCAATTTTAATATTAAGTGCTAAAGATCGTGAAATAGATAAGGTAAATGGATTAGATAGTGGTTCAGATGATTATATGACAAAGCCGTTTGGAATTCTTGAATTACAAGCTCGTGTTCGTTCTTTACTTAGACGTCATGTTACAAGTGATGTCATTAAAACAAAACATCTTGTAGTTGACAAACAAACAAGAATGATAAAAATGGATGGTAAAAAATTAGAGCTAACAAACAAAGAATATCAATTGTTAGTCTATTTAATGGATAATAAACATCGAGTTGTAGAACGAGAAGAATTATTGAATGAAATATGGGGGTATGATTTCATAGGTGAATCTCGTGCGCTTGATGTCCATATTCGTGCTTTACGTAGCAAATTAAATGATGATGGACATAAGTATATTAAAACAATTCGTAGTGTAGGTTATCGTTTCTATGAGGAGGGTGATGACAGTGAATAA
- the pstC gene encoding phosphate ABC transporter permease subunit PstC, which yields MEKDMLSIISNRKTKSLVEKTAAIIFRGCAIVSIIAVVSITGYMIISGTPAIFKEGLLEILFGTVWAPTAADPQYGILLIILTSIVGVFLAICIGVPIGVFTAINLAELANPKVRKIVKSAIELLAGIPSVVYGLLGILLVCPLMYDLERMIFAGSKTHQFTGGANLISAIIVLAIMILPTLINITETALNAVPDDYRKSSLALGASKMQTIFKVVLPSAKSGIVSAIVLGVGRAIGEAMAILLVAGNSVNVPLPFNSVRFLTTGIVSEMGYASGTHREVLFTIGLVLFIFIIIINLVLTFIIKKGDQHE from the coding sequence ATGGAAAAAGATATGTTATCTATTATAAGTAATAGAAAAACAAAATCTTTGGTAGAAAAGACAGCCGCGATAATCTTTCGTGGCTGTGCTATTGTATCTATCATTGCAGTAGTTTCTATTACTGGTTATATGATTATTTCAGGAACACCTGCAATTTTCAAAGAAGGATTATTAGAGATTCTTTTTGGAACAGTTTGGGCACCAACTGCAGCTGATCCACAATATGGGATACTTTTAATTATTTTAACATCTATTGTTGGAGTTTTTCTAGCAATTTGTATCGGGGTACCAATTGGAGTATTTACGGCTATTAATTTAGCTGAGTTAGCTAATCCTAAAGTTAGAAAAATAGTTAAATCTGCAATTGAATTATTGGCAGGAATTCCTTCAGTTGTATATGGATTATTAGGTATTTTATTGGTTTGTCCACTAATGTATGATTTAGAAAGAATGATTTTTGCAGGATCAAAAACTCATCAATTTACTGGTGGAGCAAACTTAATTTCAGCTATCATAGTTTTAGCTATCATGATTTTACCAACTTTAATAAATATAACAGAAACAGCTTTAAATGCTGTACCTGATGATTATCGTAAAAGTTCATTAGCACTTGGGGCAAGTAAAATGCAAACTATTTTTAAAGTCGTTTTACCTAGTGCTAAATCTGGGATTGTTTCAGCAATTGTTCTTGGTGTGGGTAGAGCAATTGGTGAAGCTATGGCAATTTTGTTAGTGGCTGGAAATTCTGTAAATGTACCTTTGCCATTTAATTCTGTACGTTTTTTAACTACAGGAATTGTCTCAGAAATGGGATATGCTTCAGGTACTCATCGCGAAGTGCTCTTTACAATTGGTTTAGTATTATTCATTTTTATCATAATTATTAACTTAGTTTTAACATTTATTATCAAGAAAGGAGATCAGCATGAATAA
- a CDS encoding sensor histidine kinase, which translates to MTVNKTILRYFLTVLVVTLALSSSISMVILSDIMLENTKHDMLYSVKLVEYQLDPQNNLKQQVDALNPLAYNSHTRLTIIDDDGTVLADSSNEGLEENHKGRKEVKQALEEGTGYARRYSNSVKRNMLYVALYNGDFIVRLALPYNGIFDNLATLIKPMGIGILISLAVAIILSKRFANTLTAPINDITNQITKMKEYRELEFDYYKYDEFNIIASKLEEQALTIKDTMNKLNDQQIKIKGILDQMKEGFILLDEDLKVLMINRKASKLYNNTIELNRSIKDFVFDFKIIKALDNLTDEQQVVLFEKDKQYYNCYVAKVDYGVTLLFVNITDHHNAMKMRQEFFSNVSHELKTPMTSIRGYSELLETGVINDEQAAKKALDKIHTEVDNMSNLINDILMISRLENKDVDVIKHPVHIEPLVNEIIDTMQVEIDKRNLTVYKDINDIIYLSNHQHMHQLLSNLITNAIKYNKKDGSITIKAYEVEHNIVIEVSDTGRGISKIDQGRVFERFFRCDEGRDKETGGTGLGLAIVKHIVHYYQGNIVLTSKLDEGTTFKIILPKEE; encoded by the coding sequence ATGACAGTGAATAAAACAATACTTCGTTATTTTTTAACGGTATTGGTGGTTACACTGGCATTATCTTCAAGTATATCGATGGTAATTTTATCTGATATAATGTTAGAAAACACTAAACATGATATGCTTTATTCTGTTAAATTAGTTGAGTATCAATTAGATCCTCAAAATAATTTAAAACAGCAAGTTGATGCATTAAATCCACTTGCATATAATTCACATACTAGATTAACAATTATTGATGATGATGGAACAGTATTAGCTGATAGTAGTAATGAAGGATTAGAAGAAAATCATAAAGGTCGTAAAGAAGTAAAGCAGGCTTTAGAAGAAGGAACTGGTTATGCAAGACGTTATTCTAATTCGGTAAAAAGAAATATGTTATATGTAGCACTTTATAATGGTGATTTTATTGTACGTTTAGCTTTGCCGTATAATGGCATTTTTGATAATTTAGCAACTTTGATTAAACCGATGGGAATTGGGATTTTGATTTCATTGGCAGTTGCAATCATTCTTTCAAAACGTTTTGCAAATACACTAACAGCGCCAATTAATGATATAACAAATCAAATTACAAAAATGAAAGAATATCGAGAATTAGAATTTGATTATTATAAATATGATGAATTTAATATCATTGCTTCTAAGCTTGAAGAACAGGCGTTAACTATTAAAGATACAATGAATAAATTGAATGATCAGCAAATCAAGATTAAGGGAATTCTTGATCAAATGAAAGAAGGATTTATTCTATTAGATGAAGATCTAAAAGTGTTGATGATTAATCGCAAAGCATCAAAATTATATAATAATACAATTGAATTAAATCGATCAATTAAAGATTTTGTTTTTGATTTTAAAATTATTAAAGCATTAGATAATTTAACTGATGAACAACAAGTTGTTTTATTTGAAAAAGATAAACAATATTATAATTGTTATGTTGCGAAAGTTGATTATGGAGTAACTTTATTGTTTGTAAATATTACTGATCATCATAATGCAATGAAGATGCGCCAAGAATTTTTCTCTAATGTATCACATGAGTTAAAAACACCAATGACTTCAATTAGAGGATATAGTGAGTTATTAGAAACAGGTGTTATTAATGATGAACAAGCAGCTAAAAAGGCCTTAGATAAAATCCATACTGAAGTAGATAATATGTCTAATTTAATTAATGATATTTTAATGATATCAAGATTAGAAAATAAAGATGTTGATGTAATTAAACACCCTGTGCATATTGAACCATTAGTAAATGAAATAATTGATACAATGCAAGTTGAAATTGATAAAAGGAATTTAACAGTTTATAAAGATATAAATGATATCATTTATTTATCAAATCATCAACATATGCATCAATTGTTAAGTAATTTAATTACTAATGCAATTAAATATAACAAAAAAGATGGAAGTATCACAATTAAAGCATATGAAGTAGAACATAATATTGTTATTGAAGTAAGTGATACAGGAAGAGGTATTTCTAAAATTGATCAAGGACGTGTTTTTGAGCGTTTCTTTAGATGTGATGAGGGTCGTGATAAAGAAACGGGAGGAACAGGTCTTGGATTGGCTATAGTAAAACATATTGTTCATTACTATCAAGGTAACATTGTGTTAACAAGTAAACTAGATGAGGGAACAACTTTTAAAATAATTTTACCAAAAGAAGAATAG
- a CDS encoding DegV family protein: protein MYKIVTDGSCDLSVKRVKELEIKVVPFYVSIDGVNHQKEIVDLNIRDFYQFMIDNPKVFPKTSMPSIQDYLDVFTPLLKAGNDIICICITTKFSGSFNSAINAKNILLDDYPNAKIEIIDATVNTVLQGMLVEEAVVKKNTGASFEETVSYVNEIKKTGRIFFTIGSMDYLVHGGRVGKLSGIAAGALGIKPLILLQEGEIFNNGITRGRKKSKQKIIEQIINYFKDNQFDVNDYRFCVGFGYDYDEAKEFKDNFVTALKEFKPEFNDEVYIRQIGATIGVHTGPHPIGVGLIKKYK, encoded by the coding sequence ATGTATAAAATTGTTACTGATGGATCATGTGATTTAAGTGTTAAACGTGTAAAAGAATTAGAAATTAAGGTTGTACCATTTTATGTATCTATTGATGGCGTTAATCATCAAAAAGAAATTGTAGATTTAAATATTAGAGATTTTTATCAATTTATGATTGATAATCCTAAAGTATTTCCTAAAACATCTATGCCTTCAATTCAAGACTATCTAGATGTATTTACGCCACTTTTGAAAGCTGGAAACGATATCATTTGTATTTGTATTACAACTAAATTTTCAGGTTCTTTTAATTCCGCAATTAATGCTAAAAATATATTATTAGATGATTATCCAAATGCTAAAATTGAAATAATTGATGCAACTGTTAATACAGTTTTACAAGGAATGTTAGTTGAAGAAGCTGTGGTAAAGAAAAATACGGGTGCTAGTTTTGAAGAAACAGTTAGTTATGTAAATGAAATAAAAAAAACTGGTAGAATTTTCTTTACTATTGGTAGTATGGATTATTTGGTTCATGGTGGGCGTGTTGGTAAGTTATCTGGAATTGCTGCTGGTGCTTTAGGAATTAAGCCATTGATTTTACTACAAGAGGGTGAAATATTTAATAATGGGATAACTAGAGGTAGAAAGAAATCAAAACAAAAAATAATTGAGCAGATTATTAATTATTTTAAAGATAATCAATTTGATGTAAATGATTATCGTTTCTGTGTAGGATTTGGTTATGATTATGATGAGGCAAAAGAATTCAAAGATAATTTTGTGACAGCTTTAAAAGAATTTAAGCCTGAATTTAATGATGAGGTTTATATTCGTCAAATAGGGGCGACAATTGGTGTCCATACAGGACCACATCCTATAGGTGTAGGATTAATTAAGAAATATAAATAA
- a CDS encoding IS1182 family transposase: MQNIKIIESNYPIDNSYYNTFQCKLPLDFFTVVPVDDPVTSFVEIMKGINTSKYFNCPHRGNRGYDPNMMLQVTLFAFINGQYELRKMEELCRYDIRYMWLANDETPSFMAFQRFISEKLSMSIEDIFYDVVKRIIELDDVDISKLYIDGTKIEANARKNSFVWKKAILGYQEKAFLKVTDLIIRLNDDLNFKYDIKSRYSADDTGLIAEQLMELMIRQNIEIVYGKGKRRSLLQKYYDEFLEIYIKLMRYEESLNICGDRNSYSKTDHDATMMNMKYDYYNHTGIFKPGYNLQIGVSDEYIMHMDIFSNPADTKTYIPFMKKYKERYGCYPKWPIGDAGYGSYDNLLFNVINGMELGLKYNYYAKKNTKEFKKKIYNQMNWEYDEKGFKVCPQGHSFNIEKEERWNTAGEYLQISRVFECGKCHDCKVKEKCTKAKEQRKIQINYALNEMQEKVDENLGTEEGKEMKKQRSIQSEGTFGIIKQNMDYVRLKRRGNINVKTELLLIGIAYNIRKYHNKKMKKKEISIS; the protein is encoded by the coding sequence ATGCAAAATATAAAAATAATAGAATCTAATTACCCGATTGACAATTCTTATTATAATACATTTCAATGTAAACTTCCACTAGATTTTTTTACAGTTGTTCCTGTAGATGATCCGGTGACATCTTTCGTAGAAATTATGAAAGGAATTAACACTTCAAAGTATTTTAACTGCCCCCATAGAGGCAACAGGGGCTACGACCCTAATATGATGTTACAGGTTACATTGTTTGCATTTATAAACGGTCAATATGAATTAAGAAAAATGGAAGAATTATGCAGATATGATATCCGATATATGTGGCTGGCTAATGATGAAACTCCTTCTTTCATGGCTTTTCAAAGATTTATATCAGAAAAATTATCGATGTCTATCGAAGATATTTTTTATGATGTTGTTAAAAGAATCATTGAATTAGATGATGTTGATATTTCTAAACTTTATATTGATGGAACTAAGATAGAAGCCAATGCAAGGAAAAACAGTTTTGTTTGGAAAAAAGCTATTCTAGGCTATCAGGAAAAAGCATTTCTTAAAGTGACAGATCTGATCATAAGATTAAATGATGATCTTAACTTTAAATATGATATAAAATCAAGATATTCTGCTGATGATACAGGACTGATTGCAGAACAGTTAATGGAACTGATGATAAGACAAAATATAGAAATAGTATACGGAAAAGGCAAAAGACGTTCCTTATTACAGAAATATTATGATGAATTTCTTGAAATCTATATAAAATTAATGAGATATGAAGAATCATTGAACATATGTGGCGACAGGAACAGTTATTCAAAGACTGATCATGATGCTACCATGATGAACATGAAGTATGACTATTATAATCATACAGGTATATTTAAACCGGGATATAACCTGCAAATAGGTGTAAGTGATGAATATATTATGCATATGGATATATTTTCAAATCCTGCTGATACAAAAACATATATACCGTTTATGAAAAAATATAAAGAAAGATACGGCTGTTATCCAAAATGGCCAATAGGCGATGCCGGATATGGAAGCTATGATAATTTGCTTTTTAATGTCATAAACGGGATGGAACTGGGATTAAAGTATAATTATTATGCAAAAAAGAATACAAAGGAATTTAAAAAGAAAATATATAATCAGATGAACTGGGAATATGATGAAAAGGGATTTAAAGTCTGCCCACAGGGACATTCATTTAATATTGAAAAAGAAGAAAGATGGAACACAGCAGGTGAATATCTACAAATCAGCAGAGTATTCGAATGTGGTAAATGTCATGACTGTAAAGTAAAAGAAAAATGCACAAAGGCAAAGGAGCAAAGAAAAATACAGATAAATTATGCCTTAAATGAAATGCAGGAAAAAGTAGATGAAAATCTTGGAACCGAAGAAGGAAAAGAGATGAAAAAGCAAAGAAGTATACAGTCAGAAGGGACATTTGGAATAATAAAGCAGAATATGGATTATGTCCGATTAAAAAGAAGAGGAAACATAAATGTAAAAACAGAACTGCTGTTAATAGGGATTGCCTATAATATACGCAAATACCACAATAAAAAGATGAAAAAGAAGGAAATATCAATTTCCTAA
- a CDS encoding phosphate ABC transporter substrate-binding protein, protein MKKALGVLLTLVLCLGLTGCGGSDDSSTDTSNGDVSGNVSLNGSTSMEPFVNGLSEAIREVYPNLVLEPQFTGSGAGIEAVTNGTADIGNSSRSLTDEEKAGGLEENIVAIDGIAVIVHPDNDVEDLTTDQLKKIYTGEITNWSEVGGADEAIVVVGREAGSGTRGAFEEILGVEDACKYAQELNETGAVVAKVGETEGAIGYVSLDNVKDSVKALKLDGVEASEETIKDGSYSLQRPFVMATKGKISEQSEAVQAIFEFIDSEAGQKVIEQVGLVSAKK, encoded by the coding sequence ATGAAAAAAGCATTAGGAGTTTTATTAACATTAGTATTATGTTTAGGTCTTACTGGTTGTGGTGGATCAGATGATTCTTCTACAGATACATCAAATGGAGATGTAAGTGGAAATGTAAGTCTTAATGGATCTACATCAATGGAACCGTTTGTAAATGGTTTATCAGAAGCAATTAGAGAAGTATATCCAAATTTAGTTTTAGAACCACAATTCACTGGTTCAGGTGCTGGAATTGAAGCAGTTACAAACGGTACAGCAGATATCGGTAACTCATCAAGAAGTTTAACAGATGAAGAAAAAGCTGGTGGTTTGGAAGAAAACATTGTTGCAATCGATGGTATTGCAGTTATCGTTCATCCAGATAATGATGTTGAAGACTTAACTACTGATCAATTAAAGAAAATTTATACAGGTGAAATTACAAATTGGTCTGAAGTTGGTGGCGCAGATGAAGCTATCGTTGTTGTAGGACGTGAAGCTGGTTCAGGAACTCGCGGGGCATTTGAAGAAATTTTAGGAGTTGAAGATGCATGTAAATATGCTCAAGAATTAAATGAAACAGGTGCCGTTGTTGCTAAAGTTGGAGAAACTGAAGGCGCTATTGGTTATGTATCATTAGATAACGTTAAAGATAGTGTAAAAGCTTTAAAACTTGATGGTGTAGAAGCAAGTGAAGAAACAATTAAAGATGGAAGTTATTCATTACAAAGACCATTTGTAATGGCTACTAAAGGAAAAATTAGTGAACAAAGTGAAGCTGTTCAAGCAATCTTCGAATTTATCGATAGTGAAGCTGGACAAAAAGTTATTGAACAAGTTGGTTTAGTAAGTGCTAAAAAATAG
- the phoU gene encoding phosphate signaling complex protein PhoU: MLRSNFEKDLNKLHVDLDKMCHLVILSIENCIAAFKSGDRDLCRDILAGDKVINDMERTIEARCLSLILKQQPIASDLRNVSTALKVVTDLERIGDQGADIAEILLETDVKSPYKMVEHIPNMAVLARDMVKGAIEAFHEHDLKKTKEIKKMEDKMDGLFEEVKVELVQIVKEAADNIDIVINFLMIAKYFERIGDHAVNICEWVEFNQTGTVDNYRLI, translated from the coding sequence ATGTTAAGAAGTAATTTTGAAAAAGATTTAAATAAGTTACATGTTGATCTTGATAAAATGTGTCATTTAGTAATTTTATCAATTGAAAATTGTATAGCAGCTTTTAAAAGCGGAGATCGTGATTTATGTCGTGATATTTTAGCTGGGGATAAAGTTATTAATGATATGGAAAGGACGATTGAAGCTCGTTGTTTATCGTTGATTTTAAAACAACAACCAATTGCTAGTGATTTAAGAAATGTTTCAACTGCTTTAAAAGTAGTTACTGATTTGGAAAGAATTGGGGATCAAGGTGCAGATATTGCAGAGATTTTACTAGAAACAGATGTTAAAAGCCCATATAAAATGGTTGAACATATTCCAAATATGGCAGTTTTAGCTAGGGATATGGTTAAAGGAGCTATTGAAGCATTCCATGAACATGATTTGAAAAAAACTAAAGAAATCAAAAAAATGGAAGATAAAATGGATGGATTATTTGAAGAAGTTAAGGTAGAATTAGTTCAGATAGTAAAAGAGGCAGCTGATAATATTGATATTGTTATCAACTTCCTAATGATTGCTAAATATTTTGAAAGAATTGGGGATCATGCTGTTAATATTTGTGAATGGGTAGAGTTTAACCAAACAGGAACAGTTGATAATTATCGTTTGATTTAG
- a CDS encoding sensor histidine kinase, with amino-acid sequence MFIIFKKKLDEFKKDYQILLNALHKLSNGDFNVAIYDDIGIFNSLGHEFSNIKDSFEKAVNKEVKSQKMKTELITNVSHDLKTPLTSIITYIDLLKDENLDANKRKEYIATLDHNSLRLKNLIDDLFEISKINSGNVKLNIVDVDIIALVQQAKFELNDYFEKKYLIFKTNYPNKKIIIPLDSLKTYRIFENLLINISRYTLDKTRVYIDIIDYSDRVEITFKNISANEIKINEERLVERFVQGDISRNNKGSGLGLAIAKSFTELQNGTFKIKVDGDLFKAIVIFNKLL; translated from the coding sequence TTGTTTATTATCTTTAAAAAGAAATTAGATGAGTTCAAAAAAGATTATCAAATTTTATTAAATGCCTTACATAAATTATCTAATGGTGATTTCAATGTAGCCATTTATGATGATATTGGTATCTTTAATTCCTTAGGACATGAATTTTCAAATATTAAAGATAGTTTTGAAAAAGCAGTTAATAAAGAAGTTAAATCCCAAAAAATGAAAACAGAATTAATTACTAACGTATCTCATGATTTGAAGACTCCACTAACTTCGATAATAACATATATTGATTTATTGAAAGATGAAAATCTTGATGCTAATAAAAGAAAAGAATATATAGCTACTTTAGATCATAATTCGTTACGATTAAAGAATTTAATTGATGATTTATTTGAAATAAGTAAAATTAATAGCGGTAATGTTAAGTTAAATATTGTTGATGTTGATATTATTGCATTAGTGCAACAAGCTAAATTTGAATTAAATGATTATTTTGAAAAAAAATATTTAATTTTTAAAACTAATTATCCAAATAAAAAAATAATTATTCCATTAGATAGTTTAAAAACATACCGTATTTTTGAAAACCTACTTATTAATATTAGTAGATATACATTAGATAAGACTCGTGTATATATTGATATTATTGATTATAGTGATCGTGTTGAAATAACTTTTAAAAATATTTCAGCTAACGAGATTAAGATCAATGAGGAGCGATTGGTAGAACGTTTTGTTCAAGGTGATATATCTAGAAATAATAAAGGAAGCGGTTTAGGATTAGCAATCGCTAAAAGTTTTACAGAATTACAAAATGGTACATTTAAAATAAAAGTTGATGGTGATTTATTCAAGGCTATTGTTATTTTTAATAAACTATTATAA
- the pstB gene encoding phosphate ABC transporter ATP-binding protein PstB — protein sequence MENKIEAKNLDLYYGEKHALKNVSLNIKTNKITAFIGPSGCGKSTFLKTLNRMNDYVKGIKITGDVKLDGEDIYDSRVDTTVLRKKVGMVFQQPNPFPMSIYDNVAYGPRIHGIKNKKELDKIVKESLEAAALYEEVKDRLNTSALGLSGGQQQRLCIARALAVQPEVILLDEPTSALDPISTLKIEELLLQLKKKYTIAIVTHNMQQASRIADYTAFFLVGEMVEYGETKDVFSMPKDKRTEDYITGRFG from the coding sequence ATGGAAAATAAAATTGAAGCAAAAAATCTAGATTTATATTATGGTGAAAAACATGCATTAAAAAATGTAAGTCTAAATATTAAAACAAATAAAATCACAGCATTTATCGGTCCTTCTGGATGTGGGAAATCGACTTTTTTAAAAACATTAAATCGTATGAATGACTATGTTAAAGGGATAAAAATCACAGGTGATGTAAAACTTGATGGTGAAGATATTTACGATAGTCGTGTTGATACTACAGTGTTAAGAAAAAAAGTAGGAATGGTATTTCAACAACCGAATCCTTTTCCAATGAGTATTTATGATAATGTTGCTTATGGACCTAGAATTCATGGAATTAAAAATAAAAAAGAATTAGATAAAATTGTTAAAGAATCACTAGAAGCAGCAGCTTTATACGAAGAAGTAAAAGATCGTTTGAATACAAGCGCTTTAGGTTTATCTGGAGGACAACAACAACGTTTATGTATTGCAAGAGCATTAGCTGTTCAACCTGAAGTTATTTTATTAGATGAACCGACTAGTGCATTAGATCCAATTTCAACTTTAAAAATTGAAGAATTATTATTACAATTAAAAAAGAAATATACTATTGCAATTGTTACACATAATATGCAACAAGCTAGTCGTATTGCAGATTATACAGCGTTTTTCTTAGTTGGTGAAATGGTTGAATACGGAGAAACTAAAGACGTATTCTCAATGCCTAAAGATAAACGTACAGAAGATTATATTACAGGTAGATTTGGATAG
- a CDS encoding response regulator transcription factor yields MNQDNILVVEDEIEIAKAIEIYLKSQNYNVYIANNGLEGLKIIEQHPIHLAIVDIMMPVMDGIEMTMKIREQYDFPIIFLSAKSEDIDKITGLNIGGDDYVTKPFVPMELLARVSSQLRRYHKFLNIIDQKQENTHKYIVGGLELDIDTKEVIIDGKIVKVTPIELKILELLMEKPGRVFSSEQIYENVWHEAAINTETVMVHIRNLREKIEINPSNPQYLKVVWGVGYKIEKQANHE; encoded by the coding sequence ATGAATCAAGATAATATTTTAGTTGTAGAAGATGAAATAGAAATTGCTAAAGCAATTGAAATATATTTAAAAAGCCAAAATTATAATGTTTATATTGCAAATAATGGTCTAGAAGGCCTTAAAATCATTGAACAACATCCAATTCATTTAGCCATTGTCGACATTATGATGCCGGTTATGGATGGAATTGAGATGACTATGAAAATTCGTGAACAATATGATTTTCCAATCATTTTTTTATCTGCAAAATCAGAAGACATTGATAAAATCACCGGTTTAAATATCGGTGGAGATGACTATGTAACGAAACCATTTGTTCCAATGGAATTATTAGCTAGAGTTTCTTCACAATTACGTCGATATCATAAGTTTTTAAATATAATTGATCAAAAACAAGAAAATACTCATAAATACATAGTTGGTGGTCTTGAATTAGATATCGATACTAAAGAAGTTATTATTGATGGTAAAATTGTAAAAGTCACTCCTATTGAATTAAAAATTCTCGAATTACTTATGGAAAAGCCTGGGCGTGTTTTTTCAAGTGAACAAATTTACGAAAACGTTTGGCATGAAGCTGCAATCAATACAGAAACAGTTATGGTTCATATTCGGAATTTACGTGAAAAAATTGAAATTAATCCAAGTAATCCACAATACCTAAAAGTAGTTTGGGGCGTTGGTTATAAAATAGAAAAACAAGCAAACCATGAATAA